From the Streptomyces pluripotens genome, one window contains:
- a CDS encoding maleylpyruvate isomerase N-terminal domain-containing protein — MSGADRSEAPDGHEGHEGLTGADRDELRSYEGRPGRPYDGPDGDGGSGDAPHGLGPTRPPRIPAPRNSVEDGGPALPGLAALEDPAAVPLDLSHDVLKSLLGAWALAACSPQETAAVEEHLGACGRCADEARRLREAVGLLHQPESLDLDPALRTRVLQNCLDHRPPHIPVPDWAAPYDAETARLDALLQDFGDAEWHAPVRLRWFEADTATSRRTTVAGVIAHLLSVDGLIAAALGLKDPLSKVAGAAKNVAGPAGRTEAFWRASRFPSTLPRPSDGGAPVPLRSVRAPWREQSHSLVRTVSFTGSHSGGLAVSYGDFELPLHDAMLDRAFECWVHGEDIAEAVDYPYRPPAPRHLNLMIDLAARMLPGALAERRRAGLSAPGRRAPHLVPAGAPGRSLRLEIEGAAGGEWLIPLDSPAAVGSAEFEVAHVALDGVEFCRLAAGHVLPEDAAAGQAGDRAAIRDVLFAAAGLSRM; from the coding sequence GTGAGCGGGGCGGACCGGTCCGAAGCACCCGACGGGCACGAGGGACACGAGGGCCTTACGGGAGCGGATCGGGATGAGCTGCGGTCATACGAGGGTCGCCCGGGCAGACCGTACGACGGCCCGGATGGCGACGGCGGTTCGGGAGACGCTCCGCACGGGCTCGGTCCCACTCGGCCTCCGCGCATACCAGCGCCCCGCAACTCCGTCGAGGACGGCGGGCCCGCCCTGCCCGGCCTCGCCGCTCTGGAAGACCCCGCAGCCGTGCCGCTCGACCTGTCGCACGACGTGCTGAAGTCGCTCCTCGGTGCCTGGGCCCTGGCCGCCTGCTCCCCGCAGGAGACCGCCGCCGTGGAGGAGCACCTGGGCGCCTGCGGCCGTTGCGCCGACGAGGCCCGCCGGCTGCGCGAAGCGGTCGGTCTGCTGCACCAGCCGGAGAGCCTCGACCTCGACCCGGCACTGCGCACCCGCGTCCTGCAGAACTGCCTGGACCACCGGCCGCCCCACATCCCGGTGCCCGACTGGGCGGCGCCGTACGACGCCGAGACCGCCCGGCTGGACGCCCTGCTGCAGGACTTCGGGGACGCCGAGTGGCATGCGCCGGTGCGGCTGCGGTGGTTCGAGGCGGACACCGCGACGAGCCGCCGCACGACCGTGGCCGGAGTGATCGCGCACCTACTGTCGGTCGATGGACTGATCGCGGCGGCGCTCGGCCTGAAGGACCCCCTGAGTAAAGTCGCCGGGGCGGCAAAGAACGTGGCGGGCCCGGCCGGGCGTACCGAGGCGTTCTGGCGGGCCTCCCGCTTCCCCTCTACTCTTCCCCGCCCTTCGGACGGGGGAGCACCCGTCCCGCTCCGCTCGGTGCGGGCGCCCTGGCGCGAACAGAGCCACAGCCTGGTACGGACGGTGTCCTTCACCGGCAGCCACTCGGGCGGGCTCGCCGTGTCCTACGGTGACTTCGAACTTCCGCTGCACGACGCGATGCTGGACCGCGCCTTCGAGTGCTGGGTGCACGGCGAGGACATCGCGGAGGCGGTGGACTACCCGTACCGACCACCGGCGCCGCGCCACCTGAACCTGATGATCGACCTCGCGGCCCGCATGCTGCCGGGCGCGCTCGCCGAGCGGCGCCGGGCCGGGCTGTCCGCACCGGGCCGTCGGGCACCGCACCTGGTGCCGGCGGGCGCGCCAGGGCGCAGCCTGCGCCTGGAGATCGAGGGCGCGGCGGGCGGCGAGTGGCTGATCCCGCTGGACTCCCCTGCGGCGGTGGGCTCCGCAGAGTTCGAGGTGGCACACGTCGCCCTGGACGGCGTGGAGTTCTGCCGGTTGGCCGCTGGTCATGTGCTGCCGGAGGACGCGGCGGCCGGGCAGGCCGGGGATCGCGCGGCGATCAGGGATGTGCTGTTCGCCGCGGCCGGGTTGAGCCGTATGTGA
- a CDS encoding sigma-70 family RNA polymerase sigma factor → MAEKDVPPRWDRKMQQRLTRGEAAALGELYDRFASLVHSLAHRVLDDDRAADTVTSEVFAHLWEHPETYDPRQGPLRSWVADVTHRIAVQRLRDNETAALPAGDGGSPAEPAHLRHLEHKVRRASIAARADYIVHSMPAPLRAALELAYFQRRDYRQTATDLGVTEEEARRRLRLGLQLLSTAHDAGTPPRHGGAV, encoded by the coding sequence ATGGCCGAGAAGGACGTGCCGCCCCGCTGGGACCGGAAGATGCAGCAGCGACTCACCCGCGGTGAGGCAGCCGCCCTCGGCGAGCTGTACGACCGGTTCGCCTCACTCGTGCACAGCCTCGCCCACCGCGTCCTCGACGACGACAGGGCCGCCGACACCGTCACCAGCGAGGTCTTCGCCCACCTCTGGGAGCACCCCGAGACCTACGACCCCAGGCAGGGTCCGCTGCGCTCCTGGGTCGCCGACGTGACCCACCGGATCGCCGTGCAGCGGCTGCGGGACAACGAGACGGCCGCCCTGCCCGCAGGAGACGGCGGGTCCCCGGCGGAACCGGCGCACCTACGGCACCTGGAGCACAAGGTGCGCCGCGCCTCGATCGCCGCTCGCGCCGACTACATCGTCCATTCCATGCCCGCCCCGTTGCGCGCCGCCCTGGAACTGGCCTACTTCCAGCGCCGTGACTATCGCCAGACCGCGACCGACCTCGGCGTCACCGAGGAGGAGGCCCGGCGCCGGCTCCGCCTCGGTCTGCAACTGCTCTCCACCGCCCACGACGCCGGGACACCGCCAAGACACGGGGGTGCGGTGTGA
- a CDS encoding STAS domain-containing protein — protein sequence MAVAFNVTGVERGGWAVLRVSGELDLMTSPVLRQRVHDAVAEGHHSLVVDLSGVFFCDSSGVGVLIAARRLIRSCQGRLRLILPDQGADDGSHVNRVLGALGVRRLFDVRPDVESAVIDEDEAGPLSA from the coding sequence ATGGCCGTGGCATTCAATGTGACCGGCGTCGAACGGGGCGGGTGGGCTGTGCTCCGGGTGTCCGGGGAACTGGACCTGATGACCTCACCGGTGCTGCGCCAGCGGGTGCACGACGCCGTCGCCGAGGGACACCACAGCCTGGTCGTGGACCTCTCCGGCGTGTTCTTCTGCGACTCCAGCGGGGTCGGAGTCCTCATCGCCGCACGCCGCCTGATCCGCTCCTGCCAGGGCAGGCTGCGACTGATCCTGCCTGACCAGGGCGCCGACGACGGGTCGCACGTCAACCGGGTCCTCGGCGCGCTCGGCGTCCGCCGCCTCTTCGACGTCCGGCCCGATGTCGAATCCGCGGTCATCGACGAGGACGAGGCCGGCCCGCTGTCGGCCTGA
- a CDS encoding class I adenylate-forming enzyme family protein → MNESPHSLSSARTLWDLVVRRARLTPDRPVFLQADRRLTFGELREKAERVAAGLYGMGVRPGTVVAWQLPTRIETALLSFALARLGAVQSPVIPYYRDREVGFALDRSRAEFFAVPGVWRGHDHTEMARRLGAKGVFEAYGALPDGDPAVLPAAPTDGTAVRWIYWTSGTTSDPKGVLHTDRSLIAGGSCLAHALRLTPDDVGSMAFPYAHIAGPDYTVMLLLYGFPAVLFEHFALPEALAEYRRHGVTVAGGSTAFYSMFLAEQRKRPGRKVIPSLRLLAGGGAPKPPELYYSVVRDMGVQLAHGYGMTEVPMITMGDPEDTPEHLATTEGRPPAGMQVKIVDGEVRLRGEAVCQGYLDPAQRATAFDEEGFLRTGDLGHLTDSGHLVLTGRLKDVIIRKGENISAKEIEDLLAVHPAVGDAAVIGLPDAERGELVCAVVEQAANAPGLTLSDVIAHLRAEGLSVHKLPERLEVVEALPRNDTLRKVLKYKLRERFSAPARHDG, encoded by the coding sequence GTGAACGAGAGCCCGCACTCCCTGAGTTCCGCCCGCACGCTGTGGGACCTGGTGGTCCGCCGCGCCCGACTCACCCCCGACCGCCCCGTCTTCCTCCAGGCCGACCGCCGGCTCACCTTCGGCGAACTGCGAGAGAAGGCCGAGCGGGTGGCAGCCGGCCTGTACGGCATGGGCGTACGCCCCGGCACGGTGGTCGCCTGGCAGCTGCCCACCCGCATCGAGACCGCCCTGCTGTCCTTCGCGCTGGCCCGCCTGGGTGCCGTCCAGTCCCCGGTCATCCCTTACTACCGGGACCGGGAGGTCGGCTTCGCGCTCGACCGGTCCCGGGCGGAGTTCTTCGCGGTACCGGGCGTGTGGCGCGGCCACGACCACACCGAGATGGCGCGGCGCCTCGGCGCCAAGGGCGTCTTCGAGGCGTACGGCGCCCTCCCCGACGGCGATCCTGCTGTGCTTCCCGCCGCGCCCACCGACGGCACCGCGGTTCGCTGGATCTACTGGACCTCGGGCACCACCTCCGATCCCAAGGGCGTGCTGCACACCGACCGCTCCCTGATCGCGGGCGGCTCCTGCCTGGCCCACGCCCTGCGCCTGACCCCGGACGACGTGGGCTCGATGGCCTTCCCCTACGCGCACATAGCCGGTCCCGACTACACGGTGATGCTGCTCCTGTACGGCTTCCCGGCGGTGTTGTTCGAGCACTTCGCGCTGCCGGAGGCACTGGCGGAGTACCGGCGGCACGGGGTGACGGTGGCGGGCGGGTCGACGGCGTTCTACTCGATGTTCCTGGCCGAGCAGCGCAAGCGGCCGGGCCGGAAGGTGATCCCCTCCCTGCGGCTGCTCGCGGGCGGCGGCGCCCCCAAACCACCCGAGTTGTACTACTCCGTCGTCCGTGACATGGGCGTCCAGCTCGCCCACGGCTACGGCATGACCGAGGTCCCGATGATCACCATGGGCGACCCCGAGGACACCCCGGAGCACCTCGCCACCACTGAGGGCCGCCCGCCCGCGGGCATGCAGGTCAAAATCGTCGACGGCGAGGTACGGCTGCGCGGCGAGGCCGTGTGCCAGGGCTATCTGGACCCCGCCCAGAGGGCTACGGCCTTCGACGAGGAGGGCTTCCTGCGCACGGGCGACCTCGGGCACCTGACGGACTCCGGACACCTGGTCCTCACCGGCCGACTCAAGGACGTGATCATCCGCAAGGGCGAGAACATCTCGGCGAAGGAGATAGAGGACCTGCTCGCCGTCCATCCCGCGGTGGGAGACGCGGCGGTGATCGGCCTGCCGGACGCGGAACGCGGCGAACTGGTCTGCGCGGTCGTGGAACAAGCGGCGAACGCGCCCGGGCTGACGTTGTCCGACGTCATCGCGCACCTGCGGGCGGAAGGCCTGTCCGTGCACAAACTGCCGGAACGGCTGGAGGTGGTGGAGGCGCTGCCGCGGAACGACACGCTGCGCAAGGTGCTGAAGTACAAGCTGCGGGAGCGGTTCTCCGCACCGGCGCGGCACGACGGCTGA